Within the Bradyrhizobium ottawaense genome, the region CAGCACCACGTCGCGCGAGCGGGTGCGGAAGCGGATCTGCGTGGTGTCGATGGTAATGCCCTGGTCGCGCTCGGTCTGCAGCGCATCGAGCAGGAACGACCATTCGAACGGCATGCCGCGCCGCGCGCTGACGGCTTTCAGCATTTCCAGCTTGCCCTCGGGCAGGCTGCCGGTTTCGTGCAGCAGCCGTCCGACCAGGGTGGATTTGCCATGGTCGACATGGCCGACGATGACGATGCGGACTTGTGGTCGCGTGGTGCCGTTCGGTGTCGCCGAAACGCTTGCGGGGAGGATCATGTTCATCGGAGCCGCCTAACTTGGAGATACGTCAGAGATAGCCGGCGACGCGTAGCCGCTCGAAGGCATCTTCGGTTTCGTGATCGAGCGCGCGGCCGGCGCGCTCCGGCACCTTGGTGCCGTCGAGCTCGGTGAGAATTTCATCGATGTTCGACGCCGTCGACGCCACCGGATTGGTGATGTCCTGGTCGCCGAGCGAGCGATAACGCTTGCCGTCTTTCGCCAGATAAAGCGGGATGATCGGAATGTTTTCGCGCTTGGTGTAGGCCCAGATGTCGGCCTCGGTCCAATGCAGGATCGGATGAATGCGCAGATGCGCGCCGGGCGGCGGCGAAGCGTTGAACTGGTCCCAGAATTCCGGTGGCTGATCGCGCACATCCCAGCCGCCTTCGAGACCGCGCGGCGAGAACACGCGCTCCTTGGCGCGGGTGGCTTCCTCGTCGCGCCGGATGCCGGCGATCAATCCGTCGAAACCATATTTGGTGAGCGCCCACTTCAGCCCTTCGGTCTTGCGCGCCGCGGAGCGCGCGGCCGGCGGCAAGGTCGGATCGACGGCGTCGATCGGCGGGCAGGGCTCGATCTTGAGATCGAGCTCCCACTCTTTGCCGTACTGGTCGCGGAACGCGTACATCTCCGGAAATTTCTTGGCGGTGTCGACGTGCAGCGCCGGGAATGGCACGCGGCCGAAGAAGGCCTTGCGCGCCAGCCAGATCATCACGTTGGAATCCTTGCCGAGCGACCACAGCAGCGCGAGCTTCTTCAGCCGCGCGAATGCTTCGCGCAGAATGTAGATGCTCTGCGCCTCGAGTTCGTCGAGGTGGTCCATCGAGGGCGGCGGCAGCCGTCCCCCGGCCAAAATTTGCGGCACGGAAGCTGCCTGTTGGAGGTCCGGGCCGCGCAACCGGTCTGAAGCGGATTCGTTGTCGAGAAGATGCATCTCTGAGCCTTGGCCGTAGGAGGCTAAAATTCTATAGTTGCGCCGCAATAGAGAAGAAATAATTTTCTCTTTGCGGCCATTGAATGAGACATATATAGAAAATAATTCCAGTCAACCCCGGAAGTGGGGGAAGCGAGTATCGCATGCGATTTCTGCCCGTGTTCCTCGATCTGCAAAGCGGCGTGGTGCTGCTCGTCGGAGCCGGCGACCTCGTGCGCGCAAAATTGCGCCTGCTGACGTCAGCCGGTGCACGGGTTCGCTGGTTCGCCACCGACGGCAATTACGATCTGGGCGGCCTCGAAGACGCCGAGGCGGCGCGGATCGAAGCTGCGACGGGCGATCCGCTGACGGCCGATCTCTCAAACGTTCTCGCGGTGCTCTGCGCCGGTGCCGGCGACATCGGCGTTGCGATGTCGGCGCGGGCAAAGGCGGTCGGCCTGCCGGTCAATGTGATGGACGACCTCGCGCATTCGACCTTCATCTTTCCGGCGATCGTCGATCGCGGCGACGTCGTCGTCGCGGTCGGGACCGGCGGAGCCTCGCCGGTGGTGGCGCGCCGCGTGCGCGAGCGGATCGAAGCGGTGTTGCCGGCGCGGATCGGCGATCTCGCCAGCTTCATCGGCGGCTTTCGCAAATCGATGCATGAACGCATCCCCGAATTTTCGCTGCGCCGCCGCTTCTGGGAGCGCGTGATCGACGGTCCGATCGGCGCACTGGTTCTGGCCGGGCGCAGGACCGAGG harbors:
- the cysD gene encoding sulfate adenylyltransferase subunit CysD, producing the protein MDHLDELEAQSIYILREAFARLKKLALLWSLGKDSNVMIWLARKAFFGRVPFPALHVDTAKKFPEMYAFRDQYGKEWELDLKIEPCPPIDAVDPTLPPAARSAARKTEGLKWALTKYGFDGLIAGIRRDEEATRAKERVFSPRGLEGGWDVRDQPPEFWDQFNASPPPGAHLRIHPILHWTEADIWAYTKRENIPIIPLYLAKDGKRYRSLGDQDITNPVASTASNIDEILTELDGTKVPERAGRALDHETEDAFERLRVAGYL